A window of Mucilaginibacter paludis DSM 18603 contains these coding sequences:
- a CDS encoding alpha-L-fucosidase — translation MKRRTLIKGGLAAASSLWLSKSSANNLFLSGEGVKAAGPFQPTWESLAKYQVPDWFRDAKFGMWAHWGPQCQPERGDWYARGMYQEGSDQYKYHCKKYGHPSKFGFKDVINEWKAERWDPEELVSLYKKTGARYFMALANHHDNLDLYNSKYQSWNSTKVGPKKDLIGGWAKAAKNAGLPFGVSVHAAHAWSWYETAQRADKNGPLAGVPYDGKLTASDGAGKWWNKFDPQELYAQNHALSEKSDIDGTIHRQWNWGNGVCPPSKEYCEKFYKRTIELIDNYEPEFIYFDDTALPLWPASDAGLRIAAHLYNTNLKRHGKLNAGIFGKILDEQQRKCMIWDIERGQSNKIEPEPWQTDTCIGQWHYDRRVYEENGYKTAKTVIHTLADVVSKNGNLMLNVPLRGDGSMDEKERAVVDNIGQWMQVNSEAIYGTRPWTVFGEGPAIESAAPLSAQGFNEGKGKPFTADDMRFTSKGKTLYAILLGWPADHAVTIKSLGEGVRQPGRVSLLGHGGNLVYSQSAQGLKVTMPEQAPCKDAFVLKIEGLIG, via the coding sequence ATGAAAAGAAGAACATTGATCAAAGGCGGGCTGGCCGCGGCATCATCTTTATGGCTGTCAAAATCATCTGCAAATAATCTTTTTCTATCCGGAGAGGGTGTTAAGGCTGCAGGTCCGTTTCAACCCACCTGGGAGTCACTCGCTAAATACCAGGTGCCCGATTGGTTTCGAGATGCTAAATTTGGAATGTGGGCACATTGGGGCCCCCAATGCCAGCCTGAACGTGGCGACTGGTACGCGCGGGGCATGTACCAGGAAGGGAGCGATCAATATAAATATCACTGTAAAAAATATGGGCATCCATCCAAATTCGGCTTTAAGGATGTGATTAACGAATGGAAAGCTGAGCGGTGGGATCCGGAGGAACTGGTATCGTTATACAAAAAAACCGGTGCGAGGTATTTCATGGCACTGGCAAACCATCACGATAATTTAGACTTATACAACAGCAAGTATCAAAGCTGGAACTCCACTAAAGTTGGCCCCAAAAAAGATTTGATCGGTGGCTGGGCAAAAGCGGCAAAGAACGCCGGTTTACCTTTTGGCGTGAGTGTGCATGCGGCACACGCCTGGAGCTGGTACGAAACCGCGCAACGAGCAGACAAGAACGGGCCGCTGGCAGGTGTTCCTTACGACGGCAAATTAACAGCTTCCGATGGGGCCGGAAAGTGGTGGAATAAATTTGATCCACAGGAACTGTATGCGCAAAACCATGCCCTGAGTGAAAAAAGCGATATTGATGGGACGATACACAGGCAGTGGAACTGGGGTAACGGGGTTTGCCCGCCTTCAAAGGAATACTGCGAAAAATTCTATAAGCGGACCATAGAGCTGATAGATAACTATGAGCCTGAATTTATCTATTTTGACGATACCGCATTGCCCTTATGGCCTGCAAGCGATGCGGGCCTGCGCATAGCTGCGCACTTATACAACACCAATTTAAAAAGGCACGGAAAGCTTAATGCCGGCATTTTTGGAAAGATACTGGATGAGCAGCAACGTAAATGTATGATATGGGATATTGAGCGTGGGCAAAGCAATAAAATTGAGCCGGAGCCGTGGCAAACAGATACCTGCATTGGGCAATGGCACTATGACCGTAGGGTTTACGAGGAGAACGGCTACAAAACCGCTAAAACAGTTATCCATACGCTTGCTGATGTGGTGAGTAAAAACGGTAACCTGATGCTGAATGTTCCATTGCGGGGTGATGGATCCATGGACGAAAAGGAAAGAGCCGTGGTAGACAATATAGGGCAATGGATGCAGGTTAACAGCGAAGCTATTTATGGTACCCGCCCGTGGACGGTTTTTGGCGAAGGCCCGGCTATCGAGTCTGCAGCACCATTAAGCGCACAGGGTTTCAATGAAGGGAAAGGTAAACCATTTACCGCCGACGATATGAGGTTTACCTCCAAAGGCAAAACATTATATGCCATTCTTTTAGGATGGCCTGCAGACCATGCTGTAACTATCAAATCGCTTGGCGAAGGTGTGCGGCAGCCGGGTAGGGTAAGCCTTTTAGGCCATGGCGGAAACCTTGTTTACAGCCAATCTGCTCAAGGCCTTAAAGTAACTATGCCAGAGCAGGCACCCTGCAAAGATGCCTTTGTGCTGAAAATAGAAGGGTTAATAGGTTAG
- a CDS encoding helix-turn-helix domain-containing protein, protein MIKRILNYNFSLLNTDHVKLGPKWNYANVISPYHRVYYINEGEGEISHFQKKFKLERGHLYMIPSYTMCSLKCTEHLSQFFVQFFEESSNGISLFSNIRSILTVPARDIDIINFKRLVEINPGRGINRSDNPKIYEKNNYYKEYQDLNNNQNMSDFLETQGILIQLTSRFVAPEFLIQKQPDYIPDKILETINFISVSLHKPLSVKFLGERINLNPEYFSRLFEQYTGSRPLQFINQKRVEHAQYLISTSQATYSAIAESTGFESLSHFSRTFKKNSGLTPTAYKKRNFMAAK, encoded by the coding sequence ATGATCAAGCGGATTCTTAACTATAATTTTTCTTTACTCAATACAGATCATGTCAAACTTGGCCCTAAATGGAATTACGCCAATGTGATCAGCCCTTACCATCGCGTTTATTACATCAACGAAGGAGAAGGTGAAATATCTCATTTTCAAAAAAAATTCAAACTTGAGCGGGGGCATTTGTATATGATACCCAGCTATACTATGTGCAGCCTGAAATGTACAGAACACCTGAGTCAATTTTTCGTACAGTTTTTTGAAGAATCGTCAAACGGAATATCGTTATTTTCAAACATCCGTTCAATTCTAACGGTGCCTGCAAGGGATATCGACATCATTAATTTTAAGCGCTTAGTGGAAATTAACCCGGGCCGTGGAATCAACCGGTCGGACAATCCTAAAATATACGAAAAAAATAATTATTATAAAGAATATCAGGATCTGAATAATAACCAAAATATGTCCGATTTCCTGGAAACACAAGGCATCCTGATCCAACTGACCTCCAGGTTTGTGGCTCCTGAATTTTTGATACAAAAACAACCGGACTATATCCCTGACAAAATATTAGAGACCATTAATTTTATTTCTGTTAGCCTGCACAAGCCCTTGTCGGTTAAATTTCTCGGAGAAAGAATTAATCTGAACCCTGAATATTTTTCACGATTGTTTGAACAATATACCGGCTCAAGGCCGCTACAGTTTATTAATCAAAAGCGGGTTGAGCACGCGCAATACCTCATCAGTACCAGCCAGGCCACCTATTCGGCCATCGCCGAATCAACAGGTTTTGAAAGCCTTTCGCATTTTTCGCGCACATTTAAAAAAAATTCAGGGCTAACACCCACAGCCTATAAAAAACGAAACTTTATGGCGGCCAAATAA
- a CDS encoding trypsin-like peptidase domain-containing protein has translation MLILMTVNSLAFCQTGDGSIPFSVLAGLKRSPVFLTITADTALINTSAFKSQPDSIPVKAFQFAERTEVAITPANAGVWETTTAGSVWRLGIRSAKAYSIYLNFKTFDLINGARLFVYSPKLEQLRGGITSTNQAFKRLSTPPISGDSLILELDVPAGVSNFGHLQLSRVYHDVVGVFKKSNLVSTGVSADLCDQNINCENGIYWQTEKKAVCKIITDGALSTGCMMGNTAKGKQPYLITAYHTMFDSIHAADAVFIFNYENNCNQTTLHELQSLSGATIIASTPGMDYALLRLNDVPPPSFSPYYAGWDIRDNVPLNGVCIHHPGGKHTQIALDYHAISTASFGMGYLPNSSWKVERWDIGSTEPGSSGAPLFNQQHHLIGTLTGGYSSCNYQGSDFFNKLNTSWDASLNSVNSIKAALDPANSGAGVIDGYDPYGFNPGDCDTISQISATEKKVVSSAGLQWGYLSGNNSSGFSAFAEKFTTASSLLIPGFYIDVASLSYANPAASIEVKIWQGNNSPQKEIYHQTVFLKDLKAGIANYITLDSAVKVSSGFFIGYQINYNSPAYLFAVYHAADRGKRGSSSMYVFNGSWNSTQTMDPFYYSTSLAISITECYGRSTALTRNQLLLFPNPTNNYVDMITPDGFIVSDVRCYDISGHQHPVIFRPSEVAPRVFFDLQPGVYLLYVMSAGKQMASKFIVQNR, from the coding sequence ATGCTCATTTTAATGACCGTCAATAGCCTTGCTTTTTGTCAAACAGGTGATGGCAGCATTCCGTTTAGTGTATTGGCCGGCCTGAAAAGGTCGCCTGTTTTTTTAACCATAACCGCAGATACGGCTCTTATCAATACGTCGGCATTCAAATCCCAACCAGACTCCATACCGGTAAAAGCTTTTCAATTTGCAGAACGTACCGAAGTAGCCATAACGCCGGCAAACGCAGGTGTATGGGAAACAACCACCGCCGGCTCCGTGTGGCGATTGGGTATCCGATCCGCCAAGGCTTATTCCATTTACTTAAACTTTAAAACTTTTGATCTGATAAATGGTGCCCGCCTATTTGTTTACAGCCCTAAACTGGAACAACTGAGAGGCGGTATTACATCAACAAACCAAGCTTTTAAACGATTGTCTACTCCGCCGATATCAGGCGACAGCCTGATCCTGGAGCTTGACGTACCTGCGGGTGTCAGCAATTTCGGCCATTTGCAGCTGTCGCGGGTTTATCATGATGTGGTGGGTGTTTTTAAAAAATCAAACCTGGTTAGTACCGGTGTTTCCGCTGATTTGTGCGATCAAAATATCAATTGCGAAAACGGCATTTACTGGCAAACCGAAAAGAAGGCGGTATGTAAAATTATTACGGATGGCGCCCTTAGTACAGGCTGTATGATGGGTAATACTGCAAAAGGCAAGCAACCGTACCTGATTACAGCGTACCACACCATGTTTGACAGCATCCATGCCGCCGATGCTGTTTTCATTTTTAACTACGAAAACAATTGCAACCAAACAACGCTACATGAGCTGCAAAGCTTATCGGGCGCTACCATCATTGCCAGTACCCCCGGGATGGACTATGCCCTGCTCAGGCTAAATGATGTGCCCCCACCCTCATTCAGTCCCTATTACGCCGGGTGGGACATCCGCGATAACGTTCCGCTTAATGGAGTCTGCATTCATCATCCAGGGGGTAAGCATACTCAAATTGCGCTGGACTATCATGCAATTAGCACGGCAAGTTTCGGGATGGGATATTTACCCAACTCATCGTGGAAAGTTGAGCGTTGGGATATTGGGTCTACCGAACCAGGCTCGTCGGGCGCGCCTTTGTTTAATCAGCAACACCATTTAATCGGGACATTAACCGGCGGCTATTCATCTTGTAACTACCAGGGAAGTGATTTTTTTAACAAACTGAATACCTCCTGGGATGCATCCCTTAATTCGGTAAATAGCATAAAAGCCGCCCTTGACCCTGCAAACTCAGGCGCCGGTGTGATAGATGGCTACGACCCGTATGGTTTTAACCCTGGTGATTGCGATACCATATCCCAGATTTCGGCCACGGAGAAAAAGGTGGTAAGCTCTGCGGGGCTGCAATGGGGATATCTTTCCGGCAATAACTCTTCCGGATTTTCAGCCTTTGCCGAAAAGTTCACCACGGCTTCTTCTTTGCTCATCCCCGGTTTTTATATCGATGTAGCCAGCCTATCCTACGCAAACCCCGCAGCAAGCATTGAGGTAAAAATATGGCAAGGCAACAATTCACCACAAAAAGAAATATACCACCAGACCGTATTTTTAAAAGACCTTAAAGCCGGGATAGCCAATTACATCACATTGGATTCTGCGGTGAAGGTAAGTTCTGGTTTCTTTATCGGCTATCAAATCAATTACAATAGCCCGGCCTACCTATTTGCCGTTTATCATGCCGCCGACCGCGGAAAAAGAGGATCATCATCTATGTATGTTTTTAATGGTTCGTGGAACAGTACCCAAACAATGGATCCATTTTATTATTCCACCTCGCTTGCTATCAGTATTACGGAGTGCTACGGCCGTTCAACTGCCTTAACAAGAAACCAGTTGCTCTTGTTCCCCAATCCAACCAACAACTATGTGGATATGATCACCCCGGATGGATTCATCGTCAGCGATGTGCGGTGTTACGATATATCAGGGCACCAGCACCCGGTAATTTTCCGCCCGTCGGAAGTTGCTCCACGAGTTTTTTTTGATCTCCAGCCGGGCGTGTACCTGCTCTATGTGATGAGCGCGGGAAAACAAATGGCATCCAAATTTATCGTACAAAACAGGTGA
- a CDS encoding hybrid sensor histidine kinase/response regulator transcription factor, translating to MKLSGKLSFTTGIAFLAVCALGGQPRALAQCGVKSHFENKQLGQRHQAFKQTFFLIQLLALDETPGQNYQAYTVGRDDKGNNIASKKHKAAFINPYPGKYTFKVTRSNQYALLRMVDLHPYWKTSWAYLFCLAVLITLAWVLIKLMLSRISQAQKQRSEHAQRSQVEDLSKAKMQFFLNISRELSIPLTLMLAPLEQIIKNRSLTYEVQGELNLVYHNAGKLHELVNELMDFTKPGHTNSKLNIYQYDIVQFASDLFSIFAEEAAHRQINYIFVCEDFEIWAWFDKSRMEKAIVNLISNAFNYTSNGGSIQLCIEQSGTGTQLPDDAKVRIAVIDNGSGIAEADLSRVFDPFFQRSENATGHNAGAGIGLTLVKNIVELHNGAVYVTSEKWLKTCFVVEIPLRIDPFNNFDFAIQPLRHRAPLSLNLRSPKAKKEELNVPLILIAEDDFALKAYLVSALSENYRVIEAANGNEAYEISLRYLPDVIISDVLMPHCNGIALCKKIKSTGATAHIPVILLTATTSIADQLQGMTSGADTYLTKPLSIDILKAHISQLVTAQQHLRAPISQDSHFSHQNQTLNTEQEEFLKKATDYVLKNLSCESSLGVESMSEALNLSRSNLFRKVKSATGKSVIDFIRAIKLKEAIKLMESGKHSIAEVAYLTGFKSPAYFTKSFKEQYGKSPSGFLKKTAE from the coding sequence ATGAAATTGTCGGGCAAATTATCATTTACAACTGGCATTGCATTTCTGGCAGTGTGTGCCCTTGGCGGTCAGCCAAGAGCGTTGGCGCAATGCGGAGTAAAAAGTCACTTTGAAAATAAACAACTTGGCCAACGTCATCAGGCATTTAAACAAACGTTCTTTTTAATCCAATTGCTCGCCTTGGATGAAACACCTGGCCAAAACTATCAAGCCTATACCGTTGGACGCGATGATAAAGGTAATAACATAGCGTCCAAAAAACATAAAGCTGCCTTCATCAATCCCTATCCAGGTAAATATACCTTTAAAGTTACGCGGTCAAACCAATATGCCCTGTTAAGAATGGTTGATTTACACCCTTACTGGAAAACCTCCTGGGCATACCTGTTTTGCCTCGCCGTGTTGATTACTCTTGCCTGGGTATTGATCAAACTAATGCTATCGCGGATTTCTCAAGCGCAAAAACAGAGGTCAGAACATGCACAACGCAGTCAGGTGGAAGACCTAAGTAAGGCTAAAATGCAGTTTTTTCTTAACATATCCCGCGAACTCAGCATACCGTTAACTTTAATGCTCGCTCCGCTTGAGCAGATTATTAAAAACCGCAGTTTAACCTACGAGGTACAAGGAGAGCTAAACCTTGTATACCACAATGCCGGAAAGTTACATGAACTGGTTAACGAATTAATGGATTTTACCAAACCGGGACATACCAACTCTAAATTGAATATTTATCAATACGACATAGTTCAATTTGCCAGCGATCTGTTCAGTATTTTTGCTGAAGAAGCGGCACACCGGCAAATCAATTATATTTTTGTTTGTGAGGATTTTGAAATTTGGGCTTGGTTTGACAAAAGCAGGATGGAAAAGGCAATAGTTAACCTGATCAGCAATGCTTTTAATTATACATCGAACGGCGGAAGTATCCAACTATGCATCGAGCAATCTGGTACCGGCACACAACTCCCCGACGATGCCAAAGTTAGAATAGCTGTAATTGATAACGGAAGCGGTATAGCAGAAGCTGATTTAAGCCGGGTATTCGACCCTTTTTTTCAAAGGTCAGAAAATGCCACGGGCCACAACGCAGGAGCAGGAATTGGATTGACCCTGGTTAAAAACATTGTTGAATTGCATAACGGCGCGGTTTACGTCACCAGCGAAAAATGGCTTAAAACCTGCTTTGTTGTTGAAATCCCATTGCGCATTGATCCGTTTAATAATTTTGATTTCGCTATACAACCTTTGCGTCACAGGGCGCCGCTAAGCCTAAATCTTCGTAGCCCCAAAGCTAAAAAAGAGGAACTCAACGTCCCACTTATTCTTATCGCCGAAGATGATTTTGCCTTAAAAGCTTACCTGGTATCAGCATTATCAGAAAACTACCGTGTTATTGAAGCGGCCAACGGAAATGAGGCCTATGAAATCAGCCTCCGGTATTTGCCGGATGTGATTATCAGTGACGTATTAATGCCACATTGCAACGGTATAGCCTTATGTAAAAAAATTAAATCGACCGGGGCAACGGCTCACATCCCTGTCATCCTACTCACCGCAACCACTTCAATTGCAGACCAATTGCAGGGTATGACTTCGGGAGCAGACACTTACTTAACAAAGCCCCTGAGTATAGATATACTAAAGGCACATATTAGCCAACTGGTAACTGCGCAGCAGCACCTTCGTGCGCCTATTAGTCAGGACAGTCATTTCAGCCACCAAAACCAAACTTTAAATACCGAACAGGAGGAATTTTTGAAAAAAGCGACTGATTATGTTTTGAAAAATTTAAGTTGTGAAAGTAGCCTTGGGGTAGAAAGCATGTCGGAAGCGCTTAACCTGAGCCGGAGCAATTTGTTTAGAAAAGTAAAATCAGCTACGGGCAAATCAGTTATTGATTTTATCAGGGCGATTAAACTTAAAGAAGCGATAAAGCTAATGGAAAGCGGAAAGCATTCGATAGCTGAAGTGGCTTATCTTACTGGTTTTAAGTCGCCTGCTTATTTTACCAAGAGCTTTAAAGAGCAATATGGCAAGTCGCCTTCGGGCTTTCTAAAAAAAACTGCTGAATAA
- a CDS encoding glycoside hydrolase produces the protein MKRKLLRLLGVVLVLASCTKQNVKQQIPDEALKGDAAIDASAVQQTIQGFGGASILAWQADLTSDQRTKAFSTTSGIGMSILRVMVPTSSSSFAAEKPTIDAAKGFGAKVVATAWNAPASMMTGNHLNTASYGAFAAHISSYNTAVGGVYAVSPFNEPNYSGSGWMEATATEVANFVAAQGNNCGAPIMAPEPFNMDQTFINTYLSNATAKANTSFVCGHIYGKTPYNLGSIGKSVWMTEHYTNSSISGDDWGNAMTAAKEIHDCMNSGWAAYVWWYIRRSYGPINESSAITKLGYVMAQYARYVRPGYSKISCTSNPTSGVYVTAYKSGTKLVIVIVNQNAATTYQSFTLSGITVSGFNRYYTNSTSNLASNSLTVTGNTFGINLTGSSVTTLVSN, from the coding sequence ATGAAAAGAAAATTATTACGCCTGTTGGGCGTGGTTTTGGTATTAGCCAGTTGTACCAAACAGAATGTTAAACAACAAATTCCAGACGAGGCCCTAAAGGGCGACGCTGCTATTGATGCCAGCGCAGTGCAACAAACCATCCAGGGCTTTGGGGGCGCAAGTATTTTGGCCTGGCAGGCTGATTTAACCAGCGACCAAAGAACTAAAGCTTTTTCAACCACAAGCGGTATCGGGATGAGCATATTACGTGTTATGGTACCAACCAGCAGCAGTAGTTTTGCAGCGGAGAAACCAACTATTGATGCAGCGAAAGGATTTGGAGCAAAGGTAGTGGCAACCGCATGGAACGCACCTGCCAGCATGATGACGGGCAACCATCTTAACACCGCATCGTACGGTGCTTTTGCGGCACATATCAGCTCTTATAACACTGCTGTAGGAGGTGTTTACGCGGTAAGCCCTTTTAACGAGCCCAATTATAGTGGTTCCGGATGGATGGAAGCAACAGCCACAGAGGTGGCTAATTTTGTGGCAGCACAGGGCAACAATTGCGGTGCACCCATTATGGCACCCGAACCATTTAATATGGATCAAACTTTTATCAACACCTACCTTAGTAATGCTACCGCAAAAGCAAACACCAGCTTTGTATGCGGGCACATTTATGGTAAAACACCTTATAATTTAGGTAGTATAGGCAAATCGGTATGGATGACAGAACACTATACCAATTCATCTATCAGCGGAGACGATTGGGGCAACGCCATGACAGCGGCTAAGGAAATTCACGATTGCATGAACTCCGGCTGGGCCGCCTACGTTTGGTGGTATATCCGCAGGAGCTATGGCCCCATCAACGAAAGTAGTGCCATCACTAAATTGGGCTATGTTATGGCTCAATATGCACGTTATGTACGCCCGGGTTACAGCAAGATATCTTGTACATCTAACCCGACAAGCGGCGTGTACGTAACAGCCTATAAAAGCGGTACCAAACTTGTTATTGTTATCGTAAATCAAAATGCGGCAACTACATATCAAAGTTTCACTTTGAGCGGCATCACGGTTAGCGGGTTTAATCGCTATTATACCAACAGCACCTCAAACCTGGCTTCAAACTCATTAACTGTTACTGGAAACACCTTCGGAATTAATCTGACTGGCTCCAGTGTAACCACTTTGGTATCTAACTAA
- a CDS encoding glycoside hydrolase yields MKKNLLGLLGLLAIMGSCSKNSIQQKASQEETLKGTAVIDGGTLYQAIDGIGFSSAWCGQLSTAKNNALYGTLGMSLLRVRIDQNSANWADETANSAAAHAAGVKVLGSEWSPPVAWTSNGQSTGGYLLPQYYANYASYLNQAATNIGLDFVSFQNEPDISGAVLWTPAQILTFVKNNSATIGKPIVMPESFHFDDAYSDPVLNDADAVNKVTYVGGHIYGSGLNVHQNAINKGKHVWMTEYYINGQTDITACMTIAKNISDCMNNQMSTYFWWWVNDNDTNVNLVTNSGTIFKNGYTIGQFAKWVRPGKVRIAATYNPSSGVYLTAYRNGGIVLVAVNTSTSAVSQSFTLQNITGLSSFNVTQTSSSQNMANLASVAVTGNAFTYTLPAQSVTTFHQY; encoded by the coding sequence ATGAAAAAAAATTTATTAGGCTTGCTTGGGCTTTTAGCCATCATGGGCAGTTGCAGCAAAAACAGTATCCAGCAAAAGGCCTCACAAGAGGAAACTTTGAAAGGAACAGCAGTGATTGATGGAGGCACACTCTATCAGGCAATCGACGGAATAGGATTCTCCAGTGCGTGGTGCGGACAGCTAAGCACAGCAAAAAACAATGCCCTTTATGGGACACTGGGCATGTCGTTGCTACGTGTGCGGATTGACCAAAACAGCGCCAACTGGGCAGATGAAACTGCAAACTCGGCCGCAGCCCATGCCGCAGGTGTTAAGGTTTTAGGCTCTGAATGGTCGCCCCCGGTGGCCTGGACCAGTAATGGCCAAAGCACAGGTGGCTACCTGCTTCCCCAATATTATGCTAATTACGCATCTTATCTCAACCAGGCAGCAACCAACATTGGGTTAGACTTCGTTTCTTTTCAAAATGAACCAGATATCAGCGGCGCCGTATTATGGACTCCAGCCCAGATCCTGACTTTTGTTAAAAACAACTCGGCAACTATCGGGAAGCCTATCGTTATGCCTGAATCCTTTCACTTTGATGATGCCTATTCAGATCCGGTTTTGAATGATGCCGACGCCGTAAATAAAGTAACGTATGTAGGCGGCCATATTTACGGATCGGGGCTTAATGTTCATCAAAATGCTATTAACAAAGGGAAACATGTTTGGATGACCGAGTATTATATTAACGGGCAAACTGATATTACCGCCTGCATGACGATTGCTAAAAATATCAGCGACTGTATGAACAACCAAATGAGTACCTATTTTTGGTGGTGGGTAAATGATAACGATACCAATGTAAACCTGGTAACCAATAGCGGCACTATCTTTAAAAACGGTTACACCATTGGCCAGTTTGCAAAATGGGTACGTCCGGGCAAAGTACGTATAGCTGCAACCTATAACCCCAGCTCAGGTGTTTATTTAACAGCCTACAGAAACGGCGGAATTGTACTTGTGGCGGTTAATACCAGTACGTCTGCGGTTTCGCAATCATTCACCCTACAAAATATTACCGGCTTAAGTTCATTCAATGTAACTCAAACCTCAAGCTCGCAAAACATGGCTAATTTAGCCAGCGTAGCTGTTACCGGCAATGCTTTTACGTATACACTGCCAGCGCAAAGCGTGACAACTTTTCACCAGTATTAA